In Macadamia integrifolia cultivar HAES 741 chromosome 1, SCU_Mint_v3, whole genome shotgun sequence, a single window of DNA contains:
- the LOC122079618 gene encoding cathepsin B-like protease 3 isoform X2: MAATSPYLVALILLGLLSPFLDQNLISDVKPQVVGVKLLPTTRSRSEILQKSIIRQINTNHCGWKATMNPRFYNYTIGQFKYLLGVKATPKNDLIDIPVITHTNSLKLPKEFDARTAWPQCVTIGRILDQGHCGSCWAFGAVESLSDRFCIHFGLNITLSVNDLLSCCGFMCGDGCDGGYPIYAWHYFVQHGVVTEECDPYFDDVGCSHPGCEPAYPTPKCEKKCEDKNQLWWDVKHFSVNAYRINSNPYDIMAEVYKNGPVEVSFTVYEDFAHYRSGVYKHVMGDVMGGHAVKLIGWGTTEDGEDYWLLANQWNRSWGDVCFLKLLNMKILSQSLSQKGCCVWCMVLKLGFDWSIWAGSEWHRS, encoded by the exons ATGGCGGCGACTTCGCCATATTTGGTTGCTCTGATACTTTTGGGGCTCTTGTCGCCGTTTTTGGATCAG AACTTAATCAGTGATGTAAAACCGCAGGTTGTAGGGGTGAAACTATTACCTACAACCAGATCTAGATCTGAGATTCTTCAG AAGTCAATCATCCGACAGATAAATACCAATCACTGTGGATGGAAAGCTACCATGAATCCTCGCTTCTATAATTACACT ATTGGCCAATTCAAGTACCTCCTTGGAGTGAAAGCAACACCAAAGAATGATTTGATTGATATCCCTGTTATAACTCATACAAATTCTTTGAAGTTACCAAAGGAGTTTGATGCGAGGACTGCTTGGCCTCAGTGTGTCACAATTGGAAGAATACTTG ATCAG GGGCACTGTGGATCTTGTTGGGCTTTTGGTGCTGTGGAATCTCTATCTGATCGGTTTTGCATCCATTTTGGCCTG AATATTACACTGTCTGTTAATGACCTCTTGTCATGCTGCGGCTTTATGTGTGGAGATGGTTGTGATGGGGGATATCCTATCTATGCATGGCATTACTTTGTTCAGCATGGTGTTGTTACTGAGGAG TGTGACCCATACTTCGATGATGTTGGCTGCTCTCACCCTGGTTGTGAACCTGCATATCCAACTCCTAAGTGTGAAAAGAAGTGTGAAGATAAGAACCAGCTGTGGTGGGACGTGAAACATTTCAGTGTCAATGCCTACAGAATCAATTCCAATCCTTACGATATCATGGCGGAGGTCTATAAGAATGGGCCTGTTGAGGTCTCGTTCACTGTCTATGAG GATTTTGCTCATTATAGGTCAGGGGTTTACAAACACGTTATGGGAGACGTCATGGGAGGCCATGCGGTGAAGCTAATTGGATGGGGAACTACAGAGGATGGTGAAGATTATTGG CTTCTTGCAAATCAGTGGAATAGAAGTTGGGGTGATGTATGTTTCCTAAAGCTCCtcaatatgaaaattttatctcAGTCACTGTCACAGAA GGGCTGCTGTGTGTGGtgcatggttctaaaacttggatttGATTGGTCAATATGGGCCGGATCAGAATGGCATCGGTCTTGA
- the LOC122079618 gene encoding cathepsin B-like protease 3 isoform X1, producing the protein MAATSPYLVALILLGLLSPFLDQNLISDVKPQVVGVKLLPTTRSRSEILQKSIIRQINTNHCGWKATMNPRFYNYTIGQFKYLLGVKATPKNDLIDIPVITHTNSLKLPKEFDARTAWPQCVTIGRILDQGHCGSCWAFGAVESLSDRFCIHFGLNITLSVNDLLSCCGFMCGDGCDGGYPIYAWHYFVQHGVVTEECDPYFDDVGCSHPGCEPAYPTPKCEKKCEDKNQLWWDVKHFSVNAYRINSNPYDIMAEVYKNGPVEVSFTVYEDFAHYRSGVYKHVMGDVMGGHAVKLIGWGTTEDGEDYWLLANQWNRSWGDDGYFMIRRGTNECGIEEAAVAGLPSSKNLIRKHGDVDENQDVSVL; encoded by the exons ATGGCGGCGACTTCGCCATATTTGGTTGCTCTGATACTTTTGGGGCTCTTGTCGCCGTTTTTGGATCAG AACTTAATCAGTGATGTAAAACCGCAGGTTGTAGGGGTGAAACTATTACCTACAACCAGATCTAGATCTGAGATTCTTCAG AAGTCAATCATCCGACAGATAAATACCAATCACTGTGGATGGAAAGCTACCATGAATCCTCGCTTCTATAATTACACT ATTGGCCAATTCAAGTACCTCCTTGGAGTGAAAGCAACACCAAAGAATGATTTGATTGATATCCCTGTTATAACTCATACAAATTCTTTGAAGTTACCAAAGGAGTTTGATGCGAGGACTGCTTGGCCTCAGTGTGTCACAATTGGAAGAATACTTG ATCAG GGGCACTGTGGATCTTGTTGGGCTTTTGGTGCTGTGGAATCTCTATCTGATCGGTTTTGCATCCATTTTGGCCTG AATATTACACTGTCTGTTAATGACCTCTTGTCATGCTGCGGCTTTATGTGTGGAGATGGTTGTGATGGGGGATATCCTATCTATGCATGGCATTACTTTGTTCAGCATGGTGTTGTTACTGAGGAG TGTGACCCATACTTCGATGATGTTGGCTGCTCTCACCCTGGTTGTGAACCTGCATATCCAACTCCTAAGTGTGAAAAGAAGTGTGAAGATAAGAACCAGCTGTGGTGGGACGTGAAACATTTCAGTGTCAATGCCTACAGAATCAATTCCAATCCTTACGATATCATGGCGGAGGTCTATAAGAATGGGCCTGTTGAGGTCTCGTTCACTGTCTATGAG GATTTTGCTCATTATAGGTCAGGGGTTTACAAACACGTTATGGGAGACGTCATGGGAGGCCATGCGGTGAAGCTAATTGGATGGGGAACTACAGAGGATGGTGAAGATTATTGG CTTCTTGCAAATCAGTGGAATAGAAGTTGGGGTGAT GATGGCTACTTCATGATCAGGAGAGGAACAAACGAATGTGGAATTGAGGAAGCTGCAGTTGCTGGCTTGCCTTCATCCAAGAACTTGATTAGGAAGCACGGTGATGTTGATGAAAATCAAGATGTGTCTGTACTATAA
- the LOC122079618 gene encoding cathepsin B-like protease 3 isoform X3, giving the protein MAATSPYLVALILLGLLSPFLDQVVGVKLLPTTRSRSEILQKSIIRQINTNHCGWKATMNPRFYNYTIGQFKYLLGVKATPKNDLIDIPVITHTNSLKLPKEFDARTAWPQCVTIGRILDQGHCGSCWAFGAVESLSDRFCIHFGLNITLSVNDLLSCCGFMCGDGCDGGYPIYAWHYFVQHGVVTEECDPYFDDVGCSHPGCEPAYPTPKCEKKCEDKNQLWWDVKHFSVNAYRINSNPYDIMAEVYKNGPVEVSFTVYEDFAHYRSGVYKHVMGDVMGGHAVKLIGWGTTEDGEDYWLLANQWNRSWGDDGYFMIRRGTNECGIEEAAVAGLPSSKNLIRKHGDVDENQDVSVL; this is encoded by the exons ATGGCGGCGACTTCGCCATATTTGGTTGCTCTGATACTTTTGGGGCTCTTGTCGCCGTTTTTGGATCAG GTTGTAGGGGTGAAACTATTACCTACAACCAGATCTAGATCTGAGATTCTTCAG AAGTCAATCATCCGACAGATAAATACCAATCACTGTGGATGGAAAGCTACCATGAATCCTCGCTTCTATAATTACACT ATTGGCCAATTCAAGTACCTCCTTGGAGTGAAAGCAACACCAAAGAATGATTTGATTGATATCCCTGTTATAACTCATACAAATTCTTTGAAGTTACCAAAGGAGTTTGATGCGAGGACTGCTTGGCCTCAGTGTGTCACAATTGGAAGAATACTTG ATCAG GGGCACTGTGGATCTTGTTGGGCTTTTGGTGCTGTGGAATCTCTATCTGATCGGTTTTGCATCCATTTTGGCCTG AATATTACACTGTCTGTTAATGACCTCTTGTCATGCTGCGGCTTTATGTGTGGAGATGGTTGTGATGGGGGATATCCTATCTATGCATGGCATTACTTTGTTCAGCATGGTGTTGTTACTGAGGAG TGTGACCCATACTTCGATGATGTTGGCTGCTCTCACCCTGGTTGTGAACCTGCATATCCAACTCCTAAGTGTGAAAAGAAGTGTGAAGATAAGAACCAGCTGTGGTGGGACGTGAAACATTTCAGTGTCAATGCCTACAGAATCAATTCCAATCCTTACGATATCATGGCGGAGGTCTATAAGAATGGGCCTGTTGAGGTCTCGTTCACTGTCTATGAG GATTTTGCTCATTATAGGTCAGGGGTTTACAAACACGTTATGGGAGACGTCATGGGAGGCCATGCGGTGAAGCTAATTGGATGGGGAACTACAGAGGATGGTGAAGATTATTGG CTTCTTGCAAATCAGTGGAATAGAAGTTGGGGTGAT GATGGCTACTTCATGATCAGGAGAGGAACAAACGAATGTGGAATTGAGGAAGCTGCAGTTGCTGGCTTGCCTTCATCCAAGAACTTGATTAGGAAGCACGGTGATGTTGATGAAAATCAAGATGTGTCTGTACTATAA